A genomic window from Pelagicoccus albus includes:
- a CDS encoding GMC oxidoreductase, with protein sequence MKSDSAEYVIVGGGIAGLSLADKLSAEGHDCLVLEAGSSNPVGDWRKLKWYDETRDLFEVDSSRAYNVQLSRVKALGGGTEAWEGYIPRWNETDFKLSSKFGVGKDWPFGYEEIEPYYSEAEYFLGAAGEASNPADSFRSKPYPLPPFEWSPYEKGVACRSKHIGVVWHPYPQARNSRPYGRRSNCNEIGTCNLCPIQARWSPRATLVPRLASRSNVRIETDATCRLARFDSRGNPEAVLISRKGGEERWVEFSKLILASGAIECSRWLLLIRRSMVGRDGFWSNPRIGTGYMDHPVIRVRADLDWHTGYSRQTNILATSHHFREYEPSTGAWGFCLNLNRRDLPRLWLAAHFEMPAVEENCIRLSSESLDCFGDPVARLKIGTDFNGFESTTERIHKSLQDVALAVGGRNLRYDPLQLWACHPMGGCSISNSEKEGVVDSNLKIWGTENCYVLSNGVFASGASVNPTLTLLSLSFRLSKHLLQNEGWNR encoded by the coding sequence ATGAAATCTGACTCTGCAGAGTACGTTATAGTGGGAGGTGGGATTGCCGGGTTGTCGCTTGCGGATAAACTGTCAGCGGAAGGGCACGATTGCCTCGTGCTTGAGGCTGGCTCTTCTAATCCAGTGGGTGATTGGCGAAAGTTGAAATGGTATGATGAAACCAGAGATCTTTTTGAGGTCGATTCATCACGAGCATACAATGTGCAGCTTTCCAGGGTCAAAGCGCTAGGTGGAGGGACTGAGGCTTGGGAAGGCTATATTCCGCGTTGGAATGAAACAGACTTTAAACTTAGCTCGAAATTTGGGGTAGGTAAAGATTGGCCTTTTGGATACGAAGAGATTGAGCCTTATTATTCAGAAGCGGAGTATTTTCTAGGGGCGGCCGGAGAGGCTTCCAACCCGGCTGATTCTTTCCGCTCGAAACCTTACCCGTTGCCGCCGTTTGAGTGGTCACCGTACGAGAAAGGGGTAGCGTGCCGCAGCAAGCATATCGGGGTTGTTTGGCATCCCTACCCTCAAGCTCGTAATTCTAGGCCCTACGGCCGCCGCAGCAATTGCAATGAGATCGGCACGTGTAATCTGTGTCCCATTCAGGCTCGCTGGTCTCCCAGAGCCACGTTGGTTCCCCGACTTGCGAGCAGATCTAACGTTCGAATAGAAACTGATGCGACTTGTCGCTTGGCTCGGTTTGACTCGAGGGGCAACCCTGAGGCGGTGTTGATATCTCGCAAGGGGGGAGAGGAGCGATGGGTTGAGTTTTCGAAGCTGATTCTAGCTTCTGGTGCGATCGAGTGTTCGCGTTGGTTATTACTAATTCGTCGATCGATGGTGGGTCGCGATGGTTTTTGGAGTAATCCGCGAATAGGAACGGGATACATGGATCATCCAGTGATTCGTGTCAGGGCGGATCTTGATTGGCACACGGGATATTCGCGGCAGACCAACATACTTGCCACGAGTCATCATTTTCGTGAATACGAGCCCTCGACTGGGGCTTGGGGGTTTTGTCTTAACCTGAACCGAAGGGATTTGCCCCGACTCTGGCTGGCAGCGCATTTTGAGATGCCTGCTGTTGAGGAAAACTGCATTCGTTTGAGCAGTGAGTCTTTGGATTGTTTCGGAGATCCTGTAGCTCGATTGAAAATTGGTACTGACTTTAATGGTTTCGAATCTACAACGGAACGTATCCATAAATCCTTGCAGGACGTTGCATTGGCTGTGGGGGGACGAAACTTGAGGTATGACCCTTTGCAACTATGGGCCTGCCATCCAATGGGGGGGTGTTCGATTTCTAATTCGGAAAAGGAAGGAGTTGTGGATTCCAATCTAAAAATTTGGGGAACAGAAAATTGCTACGTTCTCTCGAATGGGGTGTTTGCCAGTGGGGCTAGCGTAAATCCTACCCTGACTTTGCTATCGCTGAGCTTTCGCTTGTCCAAGCATCTACTGCAGAACGAAGGATGGAATCGATGA